A single Thermosynechococcus vestitus BP-1 DNA region contains:
- a CDS encoding Gfo/Idh/MocA family protein: MSSVVRPQPEPLRIGVIGVGNMGQHHTRVLSLLKDVELVGISDVNLERGIDTASKYRVKFFENYVDLLPHVEAVCIAVPTRLHHEVGITCLRHGVHVLVEKPIAASISEAESLVNAAAECQCILQVGHIERFNPAFQELSKVLRTEEILALEADRMSPYSERANDVSVVLDLMIHDIDLLLELTNSPVVRLTAAGSRSANSGYLDYVTATLGFANGIIATLTASKVTHRKQRRIAAHCKNSLTEADFLKNEILIHRKTTASCRADHGQVLYRQDGLIEKVYTSNIEPLHAELEHFVNCVRGGQAPSVGGEQALKALRLASLIEQLALDGHSWGHLDTSLASLMR, from the coding sequence ATGAGTTCTGTCGTCCGTCCCCAGCCCGAACCACTGCGCATTGGCGTCATTGGTGTTGGCAACATGGGTCAGCACCACACCCGTGTTTTGAGTTTACTCAAAGATGTCGAACTTGTGGGCATCTCCGATGTCAATCTAGAGCGGGGCATTGACACGGCTAGCAAATATCGGGTCAAATTCTTTGAAAACTATGTGGATTTGCTGCCCCACGTTGAGGCGGTCTGTATTGCTGTGCCCACCCGTCTCCATCATGAGGTGGGGATTACCTGCCTGCGCCACGGGGTTCACGTCTTGGTGGAAAAACCCATTGCCGCCAGTATTAGCGAAGCAGAGTCCCTTGTTAACGCAGCAGCAGAGTGTCAATGCATCCTCCAAGTCGGACATATTGAGCGATTTAACCCTGCCTTTCAAGAGCTCAGCAAAGTCCTGCGTACGGAGGAAATCCTTGCCCTTGAGGCGGATCGCATGAGTCCCTACTCCGAGCGCGCCAATGATGTCTCAGTGGTTCTCGACTTAATGATCCACGACATTGACCTGCTGTTGGAACTCACCAATTCCCCTGTAGTGCGCCTGACGGCAGCAGGCAGTCGCTCTGCCAACTCCGGGTATCTAGACTATGTGACCGCCACCTTGGGTTTTGCCAATGGTATTATTGCCACGCTCACTGCCAGTAAGGTTACCCACCGCAAGCAACGGCGCATTGCCGCCCATTGCAAAAATTCCCTTACAGAGGCAGATTTCCTCAAAAACGAGATTCTCATTCACCGCAAAACCACCGCATCCTGCCGTGCCGATCATGGCCAAGTCCTTTACCGCCAAGACGGCCTAATTGAGAAGGTCTATACGAGTAACATTGAACCTCTGCATGCGGAGCTGGAGCACTTTGTCAACTGCGTTCGTGGTGGTCAAGCCCCGTCGGTGGGTGGGGAACAGGCCCTCAAGGCATTGCGCTTGGCCAGTCTCATCGAGCAATTAGCCCTTGATGGCCACAGTTGGGGGCACTTAGATACCTCCTTGGCGTCCCTCATGCGCTAA
- a CDS encoding methyltransferase domain-containing protein, whose amino-acid sequence MSHLGLILVITVVALVLLGLALYLLFPRKYESARSVAESYDNWTKDGILEFYWGEHIHLGHYGLPPRPKDFRQAKVDFVHEMVRWAGLDRLPPGTTVLDVGCGIGGSSRILARDYGFHVTGITISPEQVRRARELTPAELNVRFQLDDALALSFPDASFDVVWSIEAGPHMPDKQQFAKELLRVLKPGGILVVADWNQRDDRQQPLNFWERLIMRQLLDQWAHPAFASIEGFAEALAATGLVAGEVMTADWTQETLPSWLDSIWQGIVRPEGLIRFGLPGLVKSLREVPTFLLMRIAFGMGLCRFGMFRAVRAEIPAVSLEPAPQVNC is encoded by the coding sequence ATGTCTCATCTAGGGCTCATACTGGTTATCACTGTTGTTGCGTTAGTCCTGCTGGGCTTAGCGCTTTACCTGTTGTTCCCCCGCAAGTACGAGTCTGCCCGTTCCGTGGCCGAGTCCTATGACAACTGGACCAAGGACGGCATTCTAGAATTTTACTGGGGTGAGCATATTCACCTTGGCCACTATGGTTTGCCTCCTCGTCCCAAGGACTTTCGCCAAGCGAAGGTAGATTTTGTTCATGAAATGGTGCGTTGGGCCGGTCTCGATCGCCTGCCGCCGGGGACAACCGTCTTGGATGTCGGCTGTGGTATTGGCGGGAGCAGTCGTATCCTGGCCCGTGACTATGGCTTTCATGTGACTGGGATTACGATTAGCCCTGAGCAGGTACGCCGGGCGCGAGAACTCACTCCTGCGGAGCTGAATGTTCGCTTTCAGCTCGATGACGCGCTAGCCTTGTCATTTCCAGATGCCAGCTTTGACGTAGTTTGGTCAATTGAAGCCGGCCCCCACATGCCCGATAAACAGCAGTTCGCTAAAGAATTACTCCGTGTCCTGAAGCCTGGGGGAATTCTGGTGGTTGCTGATTGGAACCAGCGGGACGATCGCCAGCAGCCCTTGAACTTCTGGGAGCGGCTGATCATGCGGCAGCTCTTGGATCAATGGGCACACCCCGCCTTTGCCAGCATTGAAGGCTTTGCCGAGGCCCTTGCAGCAACGGGTTTAGTGGCTGGAGAGGTCATGACTGCTGACTGGACCCAGGAAACGCTCCCCTCATGGCTAGATTCGATTTGGCAGGGAATTGTGCGGCCAGAGGGGCTAATTCGCTTTGGCCTACCGGGGCTCGTGAAATCCTTGCGGGAAGTTCCCACATTCCTGCTGATGCGGATTGCCTTTGGTATGGGACTCTGCCGCTTTGGTATGTTTCGCGCTGTGCGAGCGGAGATTCCCGCTGTCTCCCTTGAGCCCGCCCCTCAAGTGAACTGCTGA
- a CDS encoding DUF3181 family protein, translated as MLSRTPLIERLAAEIGRDIYMDVAKWHLYLGDAKLATPLAEAFLPLLEQGEMSLAQVTSVLQEVSVPLGGDQQFLSLERLIPKANQELLVELLNRFRQEELES; from the coding sequence GTGTTGAGTCGTACTCCTTTAATTGAACGCCTTGCGGCTGAAATTGGCCGTGATATTTATATGGATGTTGCTAAATGGCATCTATACCTTGGTGATGCAAAGCTGGCAACCCCTCTTGCGGAAGCCTTTTTGCCCCTTTTAGAACAGGGGGAGATGAGTTTGGCACAGGTCACTAGCGTCTTGCAGGAGGTCTCAGTTCCCCTTGGCGGGGATCAGCAATTCCTTTCCCTGGAGCGCTTGATTCCCAAGGCCAACCAAGAATTATTGGTAGAACTGCTCAACCGTTTTCGCCAAGAGGAGCTTGAGTCTTAG
- the acsF gene encoding magnesium-protoporphyrin IX monomethyl ester (oxidative) cyclase, producing MVAIAPNPHSGQSVKTIRENLLTPRFYTTDFEQAAKLDLSRQQEQLEAMLAEMRADYNRHHFVRDDSFKGTWDLLDAQTRKAFIDYLERSCVSEFSGFLLFKELSRKLKDRNPLLAEIFHLMARDEARHAGFLNKAMMDFGHAMDLGYLSKTRTYTFFPLPWVLYTVYLSEKIGYWRYIIIYRHLEKHPEHSFYPLFNYFERWCQDENRHGDIFKALIHSQPQLIQGWGAKLWMRFFLLTVFATHTLTVHERAKFYEALGLDATAFDREVIAKTNETAARTFSVVLNVDHPEFYSRLQRCVEISNKLQAIEATHQPKWLKALRKLPHQLAIAGHLLRIYLLPPVNAQQEWGTVH from the coding sequence ATGGTGGCGATCGCCCCCAATCCCCATTCAGGCCAGAGCGTGAAAACCATTCGCGAAAACCTTTTAACCCCTCGTTTTTATACAACAGATTTTGAACAGGCAGCAAAACTTGACCTCAGTCGTCAGCAAGAACAACTGGAAGCGATGTTGGCGGAAATGCGGGCAGACTACAACCGCCATCACTTTGTCCGCGATGACTCCTTCAAAGGCACTTGGGACCTCTTGGATGCACAGACCCGTAAAGCCTTTATTGACTACCTTGAGCGGTCCTGTGTCTCTGAGTTTTCAGGGTTTCTGCTCTTTAAGGAACTCTCGCGCAAGCTCAAGGATCGCAACCCCCTTTTGGCGGAAATCTTCCACCTGATGGCGCGGGATGAAGCGCGGCATGCAGGGTTTCTCAACAAAGCGATGATGGATTTTGGCCATGCCATGGACTTAGGGTACCTCTCCAAGACACGCACCTACACTTTTTTCCCGCTGCCCTGGGTACTCTACACCGTTTATCTATCAGAGAAAATTGGCTACTGGCGCTACATCATCATCTACCGTCATCTTGAAAAGCACCCCGAACATTCCTTCTACCCCCTCTTTAACTATTTTGAACGTTGGTGCCAAGACGAAAACCGCCACGGCGACATTTTCAAGGCCTTGATCCACTCCCAACCCCAATTGATTCAAGGCTGGGGCGCCAAACTGTGGATGCGCTTCTTCCTGCTGACGGTGTTTGCCACCCATACGCTGACGGTGCATGAGCGTGCCAAATTCTATGAAGCCCTTGGGCTTGATGCCACAGCCTTCGATCGCGAGGTGATTGCCAAAACCAATGAAACAGCGGCGCGGACCTTCTCTGTGGTACTGAATGTCGATCACCCTGAGTTTTATTCGCGTCTGCAACGCTGTGTTGAAATCAGCAACAAACTACAGGCAATTGAAGCCACTCATCAACCAAAGTGGCTGAAGGCATTGCGGAAACTTCCCCACCAGTTGGCGATCGCAGGTCATCTCCTGCGCATTTACCTGTTGCCCCCCGTCAATGCCCAACAGGAATGGGGCACCGTCCACTAA
- a CDS encoding heme oxygenase (biliverdin-producing), with amino-acid sequence MTVLSLALREGTAEAHTLAEHTAFMKCFVRGLITSRLFRQFLANLYFVYTDLEAALASANSDAVRAIYFPELNRSGQLAQDLAFYYGEDWRDQVTPLTATRVYLSRLHDVAQSEPLLLIAHSYTRYMGDLSGGQALSKIVHSQLMLPEGKGTAFYEFPALPTPEDKKAFKQRYRATLDSLGLDEEAIARIVQEANFAFALNCNLMHALESELKTTIGDQVWQSMVIENQPSRRQHPRPEAIAI; translated from the coding sequence ATGACAGTGCTCTCCCTTGCGCTGCGGGAAGGAACGGCTGAGGCTCACACCTTGGCTGAGCACACCGCCTTCATGAAATGCTTTGTACGCGGGTTGATCACCTCTCGTCTCTTCCGCCAGTTCTTGGCTAACCTCTACTTTGTTTACACCGATCTCGAGGCGGCCTTAGCCAGTGCCAACAGCGATGCGGTGCGTGCTATTTACTTCCCCGAACTGAACCGCAGTGGCCAACTGGCTCAGGACTTGGCCTTCTACTACGGCGAGGATTGGCGGGATCAGGTGACTCCCCTTACCGCCACCCGTGTTTACCTCAGTCGCCTGCATGATGTCGCTCAAAGTGAACCTCTGTTGCTTATTGCCCATTCCTACACCCGCTATATGGGGGATCTCTCTGGGGGGCAAGCCCTGAGTAAAATTGTGCATTCACAGTTGATGCTCCCTGAAGGCAAGGGCACCGCCTTTTACGAGTTTCCAGCACTGCCGACCCCGGAAGATAAGAAAGCCTTTAAGCAGCGGTATCGGGCAACTTTGGATAGTCTTGGCCTCGACGAGGAGGCGATCGCCCGCATTGTTCAGGAAGCCAACTTTGCCTTTGCCCTCAACTGCAACCTCATGCACGCCCTTGAATCGGAGTTAAAAACCACCATTGGCGATCAGGTGTGGCAGTCCATGGTTATCGAGAACCAGCCCAGTCGGCGGCAGCACCCCCGTCCTGAAGCCATTGCCATCTAA
- the ribBA gene encoding bifunctional 3,4-dihydroxy-2-butanone-4-phosphate synthase/GTP cyclohydrolase II — MPVFDSIESALEALRRGEVIVVVDDENRENEGDLIGAAERVTPAMINFMAVHARGLICLAMEGDRLDELDLPLMVTTNTDSNQTAFTVSVDAGARWGVTTGISAEDRARTIQALIDPSTQPQDLRRPGHVFPLRSRPGGVLKRAGHTEAAVDLTRLAGLYPAGVICEIQNPDGTMSRLPQLMEYARTHQLKIISIADLISYRLQHERFVRREAVAKLPTEFGEFQIYGYRNSLDQSEHVAIVKGDPATFGEQPVLVRVHSECLTGDALGSLRCDCRMQLQAALKMINAAGRGVVVYLRQEGRGIGLVNKLRAYSLQDLGMDTVEANEHLGFPADLRNYGVGAQILNDLGVKQIRLITNNPRKIAGLKGYGLEVVDRVPLLIEATPYNTPYLTTKAEKLGHLLLQTYLITVAFRWQGSQLAAGDRYERLEKLRHLAAGVHLLVREEARPVAQAIFGHPDLIVHFGFDQPHVADRQWYKQPEHPYVLAVQTLLRQFCQWPTLKGFEFLVATGTDPMLNLPMDLDRQAYTQQSPSEWRPHLIYSWSAAAG; from the coding sequence GTGCCTGTGTTTGACTCCATTGAATCAGCATTAGAAGCCCTGCGGCGCGGCGAAGTGATTGTGGTCGTCGATGATGAAAATCGCGAGAATGAGGGGGATCTGATTGGTGCTGCCGAGCGGGTGACCCCCGCCATGATTAACTTCATGGCTGTTCATGCACGGGGACTGATTTGCCTTGCCATGGAGGGCGATCGCCTCGATGAATTGGATTTGCCCTTAATGGTAACAACAAATACCGATAGCAACCAAACTGCCTTTACGGTTAGCGTTGATGCCGGTGCCCGTTGGGGCGTGACCACAGGTATTTCCGCCGAGGATCGCGCCCGCACGATTCAAGCGTTAATTGATCCGAGCACGCAACCTCAAGATCTCCGTCGCCCTGGCCATGTTTTCCCCCTGCGATCGCGCCCTGGGGGAGTTCTTAAGCGAGCTGGCCACACCGAGGCCGCAGTGGATCTGACACGGCTGGCGGGTCTTTACCCAGCGGGTGTGATCTGTGAAATTCAAAATCCCGACGGCACCATGTCGCGGCTGCCCCAACTCATGGAGTATGCCCGCACCCACCAACTCAAAATCATTAGCATTGCCGACCTCATTAGCTACCGTCTCCAGCATGAGCGCTTTGTGCGCCGCGAGGCCGTCGCCAAGCTACCGACGGAGTTCGGTGAATTTCAAATCTATGGCTACCGCAATTCCCTCGATCAATCGGAGCACGTCGCCATTGTCAAAGGGGATCCCGCTACATTTGGGGAGCAACCCGTGCTGGTGCGCGTCCATTCTGAATGCTTGACGGGCGATGCCCTTGGTTCCTTGCGCTGTGATTGTCGGATGCAACTGCAGGCAGCTCTGAAAATGATTAACGCCGCCGGTCGGGGTGTAGTGGTTTACCTACGGCAGGAGGGGCGGGGGATTGGGCTGGTCAACAAGCTGCGTGCTTATTCCCTGCAGGATTTAGGCATGGATACGGTGGAGGCCAATGAGCACCTGGGCTTTCCAGCGGATTTGCGCAATTATGGCGTCGGTGCCCAGATACTCAATGATTTGGGGGTGAAGCAGATTCGCCTGATTACCAATAACCCCCGCAAAATTGCTGGCCTCAAGGGCTATGGCCTTGAAGTGGTGGATCGGGTGCCCCTGTTGATTGAAGCAACCCCCTACAACACCCCCTACTTGACGACCAAGGCAGAAAAACTGGGGCATCTGCTGCTGCAAACGTACCTGATTACGGTGGCTTTTCGCTGGCAGGGGTCGCAATTGGCTGCGGGCGATCGCTATGAACGACTGGAAAAACTGCGTCATCTGGCCGCAGGCGTCCATTTGCTGGTGCGCGAAGAAGCTCGGCCCGTTGCTCAGGCCATCTTTGGGCATCCTGACCTCATTGTTCACTTTGGCTTTGACCAGCCCCATGTGGCCGATCGCCAGTGGTATAAGCAGCCAGAACATCCCTATGTGCTTGCGGTGCAAACCCTGCTGCGGCAATTTTGCCAATGGCCAACGCTAAAAGGATTTGAGTTTCTGGTGGCCACGGGCACCGATCCAATGCTCAACCTACCGATGGATTTGGATCGCCAAGCCTACACCCAACAGTCTCCCAGTGAATGGCGGCCTCATCTCATCTATTCCTGGTCTGCAGCAGCAGGTTAA
- a CDS encoding DUF928 domain-containing protein, with translation MKPPIVTSLRYFVPWSLAVLILNAGLSWAGFTPPSNLSRPGNREGAATRGACKVQTAANEPDLTTLVPASNIGLTAMSRPTFYWYLPANNYQALEFALFQSLADGGEVQIYKQQFPMAHRPRLDSITLTGEVPPLQEGVDYRWTVSLICNPNDPDPSQIRFAEGWVQRVPLPVTLQKQLLKASPLQQYDLLASNGLWYDALDALVKLRQKRPHDTKVKTLWKELMTTEGVGLHPLSNLAIAQRSRGN, from the coding sequence ATGAAACCACCCATTGTTACGTCACTGCGATATTTCGTTCCTTGGAGCTTGGCCGTACTCATCCTGAATGCCGGTCTGAGTTGGGCGGGATTTACGCCCCCCAGCAACCTATCCCGTCCGGGGAATCGGGAGGGGGCGGCCACACGCGGCGCCTGCAAAGTGCAAACCGCAGCAAATGAACCTGATTTAACGACACTGGTGCCTGCCAGTAATATTGGCTTGACGGCAATGAGTCGCCCCACGTTCTACTGGTATTTACCCGCCAATAATTACCAAGCTCTCGAGTTTGCCCTCTTTCAGAGCCTTGCCGATGGCGGGGAGGTGCAAATTTACAAGCAACAGTTTCCAATGGCCCATCGTCCCCGCCTAGACAGTATCACCTTGACCGGTGAGGTGCCGCCCCTACAGGAGGGGGTAGACTACCGCTGGACGGTGAGTCTGATCTGTAACCCCAATGACCCCGATCCCTCCCAGATTCGCTTTGCGGAAGGCTGGGTACAACGGGTCCCTCTACCCGTGACATTGCAAAAACAACTCCTCAAAGCCAGCCCCCTGCAACAGTATGATCTATTGGCCAGCAATGGCCTTTGGTATGATGCCCTCGATGCGTTGGTGAAACTGCGGCAGAAGCGGCCCCATGACACCAAAGTGAAGACTCTTTGGAAAGAGTTAATGACCACCGAGGGCGTCGGTCTCCATCCGCTGAGCAACCTGGCGATCGCCCAACGTAGCCGAGGCAATTAG
- a CDS encoding acyl-CoA desaturase produces MTSSLELQPQTSRLNWGFVLFLGAVHILAAVALFFFSWSALAVTIFLHWLFGSIGICLGYHRLLSHRSFQVPQWLEYVIAVVGALAMQGGPIFWVAGHRLHHAHTEDEIKDPYSARRGFWWSHMLWLVYPQSQFFNAEEYARFAPDLTRDPFYRWLDRYFLLLQLPLALLLYGLGGWSWLLWGMFMRAVFLWHSTWLINSATHKWGYRRFETEDNSRNLWWAALLTYGEGWHNNHHAYPHVAKAGWYWWEVDPTWWVIRTLQGLGLAAKVQLPPPKALS; encoded by the coding sequence ATGACATCATCCTTAGAATTGCAACCCCAGACCTCCCGCCTCAATTGGGGCTTTGTCCTCTTTTTAGGGGCGGTGCATATTTTAGCCGCGGTTGCGCTTTTCTTTTTCTCCTGGTCGGCATTGGCCGTCACCATCTTTCTGCACTGGCTCTTTGGCAGTATCGGTATTTGCTTGGGATACCATCGTCTTTTAAGTCACCGCAGTTTCCAAGTGCCCCAATGGTTGGAGTACGTCATTGCTGTTGTGGGTGCCTTGGCCATGCAGGGAGGCCCGATTTTTTGGGTGGCAGGGCACCGCTTACACCATGCCCACACCGAGGATGAGATTAAAGATCCCTACTCAGCACGGCGGGGCTTTTGGTGGAGTCATATGCTGTGGCTCGTCTATCCGCAGTCCCAGTTTTTCAATGCCGAGGAGTATGCCCGCTTTGCCCCTGACCTCACACGAGATCCCTTTTACCGCTGGCTAGATCGCTACTTTTTACTCCTGCAGCTTCCCCTTGCGCTGCTCCTCTATGGCTTAGGGGGTTGGTCCTGGTTGTTGTGGGGGATGTTTATGCGAGCCGTTTTTCTTTGGCACAGCACTTGGTTGATTAACTCTGCCACCCACAAATGGGGCTATCGTCGCTTTGAGACTGAGGATAACTCACGCAATCTCTGGTGGGCAGCCCTCCTCACCTATGGTGAAGGTTGGCACAACAACCACCATGCCTATCCCCACGTTGCCAAGGCGGGCTGGTACTGGTGGGAAGTGGATCCCACCTGGTGGGTGATTCGCACACTCCAAGGACTCGGTCTTGCCGCCAAGGTACAGTTGCCACCGCCCAAAGCGTTGTCCTAA
- a CDS encoding 4'-phosphopantetheinyl transferase family protein: MWDCPLPPIVVPQWRAPHPNLTLDSSALHLWWLTLPPDVPRGVILRAYLRRYQPNLGERPLPRAAGGKPYLNGLEFNWSHSGNLAVLAVSGRAAVGVDVEILRLCPQRAAISRRFFGAALQQRILEGGDRSFLQAWTYYEAWLKAQGIGVWQRTAAQSLEHWVASFPVGDRAIASVVVLTPTPPQCFFFRPEAMA; this comes from the coding sequence GTGTGGGATTGTCCCCTACCGCCGATTGTTGTCCCTCAATGGCGGGCGCCACACCCCAATCTCACCCTAGATTCCTCTGCGCTGCATCTTTGGTGGCTAACGCTTCCCCCCGATGTACCCCGCGGGGTTATTCTCCGTGCTTATTTGCGACGCTATCAACCCAATCTGGGGGAGAGGCCTCTGCCGCGCGCTGCCGGGGGTAAGCCCTATCTGAATGGGTTGGAGTTTAACTGGAGCCATAGTGGCAACTTGGCGGTGTTGGCTGTGAGTGGCAGGGCTGCTGTGGGGGTAGATGTTGAAATCTTGCGCCTCTGTCCTCAACGTGCAGCGATTAGTCGGCGGTTTTTTGGGGCTGCTCTGCAACAAAGAATATTAGAGGGGGGCGATCGCTCCTTTCTCCAGGCTTGGACCTACTATGAAGCGTGGCTCAAGGCTCAGGGAATAGGGGTATGGCAGCGGACAGCGGCTCAGTCTTTAGAGCATTGGGTGGCCAGTTTCCCTGTGGGCGATCGCGCCATTGCCAGTGTTGTTGTACTAACGCCAACGCCGCCCCAGTGTTTCTTTTTTCGGCCAGAAGCGATGGCTTGA
- a CDS encoding photosystem I reaction center subunit II PsaD, translating to MTTLTGQPPLYGGSTGGLLSAADTEEKYAITWTSPKEQVFEMPTAGAAVMREGENLVYFARKEQCLALAAQQLRPRKINDYKIYRIFPDGETVLIHPKDGVFPEKVNKGREAVNSVPRSIGQNPNPSQLKFTGKKPYDP from the coding sequence ATGACAACACTCACTGGGCAACCCCCGCTCTATGGTGGCAGCACCGGCGGCCTCCTCAGCGCAGCGGATACCGAAGAGAAATACGCCATCACTTGGACAAGCCCCAAAGAGCAAGTTTTTGAGATGCCGACGGCTGGGGCTGCTGTTATGCGTGAAGGTGAAAATCTCGTTTACTTTGCCCGTAAGGAGCAGTGCCTTGCCCTAGCTGCTCAGCAACTGCGTCCCCGCAAAATTAACGACTACAAAATCTATCGGATTTTTCCCGATGGCGAAACGGTATTGATCCATCCCAAGGATGGCGTTTTCCCTGAGAAAGTCAACAAAGGGCGGGAGGCGGTCAACTCTGTGCCTCGCTCCATTGGCCAGAATCCCAACCCCTCGCAACTGAAGTTCACTGGCAAAAAGCCCTACGATCCATAG
- the hemN gene encoding oxygen-independent coproporphyrinogen III oxidase encodes MSVVQPIQFDGALLQKYDRPLPRYTSYPTAAEFTTDFDRHCFQRQLLRSNEAHLPLSLYVHIPFCQTACYFCGCNVIITQSQTIAKTYLDALAAEIAQVAARLDRTRPVIQMHWGGGTPNYLTIDQVESLWRTLTQHFELTNDAEISIEVNPRYINRDYLLRLRNLGFNRISFGLQDFDPQVQLAVNRVQPETWLFQVMEWIRAAEFESVNIDLIYGLPYQTVQSFEATIAKTLRLDPDRIAVFNFAYLPNLKPIQKRIDPTTLPDSATKLTILQRVIERLTSQGYRYIGMDHFAKPTDELAIAQEAGTLKRNFQGYTTLPTADLIGFGLTSISMLQAAYAQNQKHLATYFSDVAAGQLATERGIQLHCEDLLRRTIIMELMCQFSLDKGAIARQFNLDFDAYFASELAALRELAADGLLHLGRDRLEVTPVGRLLIRNITAVFDAYLQQKSGRTFSKAI; translated from the coding sequence ATGAGTGTGGTTCAGCCAATCCAATTCGATGGGGCACTGCTGCAAAAATACGATCGCCCCTTGCCCCGCTATACCAGTTATCCCACGGCTGCCGAATTTACTACTGATTTTGATCGCCATTGTTTCCAGCGGCAGCTACTGCGGAGTAACGAAGCGCACCTACCCCTATCTCTGTACGTGCATATTCCCTTTTGCCAGACCGCCTGCTATTTTTGCGGTTGCAACGTCATCATCACCCAAAGCCAAACGATTGCCAAAACCTACTTGGATGCCTTGGCGGCGGAAATTGCTCAAGTGGCGGCACGGCTGGATCGCACTCGTCCCGTGATTCAAATGCATTGGGGCGGCGGTACTCCCAACTACCTCACGATTGACCAAGTGGAATCCCTGTGGCGGACGCTCACTCAGCACTTTGAATTGACCAATGATGCGGAAATTTCCATTGAAGTCAATCCCCGCTACATCAACCGTGATTACCTCTTGCGGCTGCGGAACTTGGGCTTCAATCGCATCAGCTTTGGCCTGCAGGACTTTGATCCCCAAGTGCAACTGGCAGTGAATCGCGTGCAGCCTGAGACATGGCTCTTTCAAGTGATGGAGTGGATCCGCGCTGCTGAGTTTGAGAGTGTCAACATTGACCTCATCTATGGTCTGCCCTATCAAACTGTTCAATCCTTTGAAGCTACGATTGCGAAAACGCTGCGCCTTGATCCGGATCGCATTGCTGTCTTTAACTTTGCCTATCTACCCAATTTGAAACCCATCCAAAAGCGAATTGACCCCACCACCCTACCCGATAGTGCAACCAAACTGACGATTTTGCAGCGGGTGATTGAAAGGCTAACTAGCCAAGGCTATCGGTACATTGGCATGGATCACTTTGCCAAGCCCACTGATGAGCTGGCGATCGCCCAGGAAGCGGGGACGCTCAAGCGCAACTTTCAGGGCTATACAACACTGCCAACCGCAGATTTGATTGGCTTTGGCCTCACCTCGATCAGCATGTTGCAGGCGGCCTATGCCCAAAATCAGAAACACTTAGCCACCTACTTTAGTGATGTTGCTGCGGGTCAGCTGGCCACAGAACGCGGCATTCAACTGCACTGTGAAGATTTGTTGCGCCGCACGATCATCATGGAACTGATGTGCCAATTTAGCCTCGACAAGGGGGCGATCGCCCGCCAGTTTAATCTTGATTTTGATGCCTACTTTGCCTCCGAGTTAGCTGCGCTGCGGGAATTGGCTGCCGATGGCCTCCTTCATTTGGGGCGCGATCGCCTAGAGGTCACCCCCGTAGGCCGACTCCTTATCCGCAACATTACCGCCGTCTTTGATGCCTACCTGCAACAAAAATCTGGTAGGACATTTTCTAAGGCCATTTAG
- a CDS encoding YqiA/YcfP family alpha/beta fold hydrolase, with the protein MQYLYLHGFASSPRSSKAQYFRDRFEELGQPLLIPDLNQEDFFHLTLSRQIEQVEALLTPEEPITLIGSSFGGLTAAWLAEKHPQVVQLFLLAPAFEFAIHWLPRLGDEYRRWQATGVLEVYHYTEERPLPLSYGFAKDLLEYDDRQLQRPVPTLIFHGLQDEVIPIDASRRYCEGRPWVSRVELDSDHALKDVQPAIWGMMYPIIYQQFT; encoded by the coding sequence ATGCAATATCTCTACCTCCATGGATTTGCCTCGTCGCCGCGCTCGAGTAAAGCCCAGTATTTTCGCGATCGCTTTGAGGAACTTGGTCAACCGCTACTCATTCCTGATCTCAATCAGGAGGACTTTTTTCACTTGACCCTCAGTCGCCAAATTGAACAGGTAGAAGCCCTGCTGACCCCAGAAGAACCCATCACATTAATTGGCTCTAGTTTTGGTGGCTTGACTGCTGCTTGGCTTGCGGAAAAACATCCCCAAGTGGTGCAGTTGTTTCTCTTGGCTCCTGCCTTTGAGTTTGCGATCCACTGGCTACCGCGTCTAGGGGATGAATATCGCCGCTGGCAAGCCACGGGGGTTTTAGAAGTCTATCACTACACTGAAGAACGCCCACTGCCCCTCAGCTATGGCTTTGCCAAGGATTTACTGGAGTATGACGATCGCCAGCTGCAGCGCCCTGTGCCCACCCTCATTTTCCATGGCCTTCAGGATGAAGTGATTCCCATTGACGCCAGTCGTCGCTACTGTGAAGGTCGCCCTTGGGTGAGTCGGGTGGAATTGGACAGTGATCACGCCCTCAAGGACGTACAGCCCGCGATTTGGGGCATGATGTATCCCATTATTTATCAGCAGTTCACTTGA